Part of the Primulina huaijiensis isolate GDHJ02 chromosome 15, ASM1229523v2, whole genome shotgun sequence genome is shown below.
CCTCCAAATAAATTAACACGTGAACGGCATAATTTTGCGTTGCCAAAAACTCATCCTATGCAGCCAACAAGGGCGAAGAGAACATTTAAACTggttaaaacacaaatttatcatTGTTTCCTCTTTCAATGCCACATAATATCATAAAGTCTTCATCATCAGGATTAAAAAGAGAGGCTGATAAGCTTACTGTCACAGAGCTTGGTACTACTGGGATTCAATCTGTTCTATGAGCTTTAGCAAGCTATAGGTCTCTGAATCTGGCCTGGCCCCTCCCAAGACCATTCTTTCAAGAAGGTTAGGCTCATAAATCTTGGCTTTTATATACACCTTAATCAGCGCATTGAAGACAAAAGTATACCTAGTGTAACCGGATTGCTTCAATTCTTCGAACAACTTTTCTACATTTTCTACATCACCATTCCCTGCAAAGATTTCCAGTATCGAAAAAGTAGTCTCGAGCCATGGAGTAGATCTTCTGACCTTTGAACTGATTCTGAAATCCATTCCTAATTCAAGAGTTCTCACTGCTTCTTTAATTAATCCTGCCTTCAAACAACCAAGTGCAAGGTGGCGAAATGTTATGGCATTTGGTTTGCATCCAGCTTTCTCCATGCCTTTATACACAGTAGTTGCTTTAGTAATTAGCCCATGTTTGCAGTAAACAGATATCATTGAATTAAACTGCTCGGTTGATTTTAACCCCTTGTGTGAAACCATGTCAAGCCATAGTTTCTCTGCTCGAGCAAGGTCTCCAATCTTGCCAAAAGCTTCTATAGCCAGCATAAAACTCTTCACCCTAACATGTGGTAGCTCTAGAATCTTGAACCACGTTCTATCTAGCTCCTTGTGCTTCCCCAAATATCCATATAATACCATAAGAATGTCTAGTGTTGACCAGTTAAGTCCAGTCATGGACTTTTCTACAGCATCTACATAAGCCTCACATACAGTGTACAGCTTCGCCACAGCATGTGCAACAGCCAACATACAGTAAGTTATCTCATTCGGTCCAACCATCATTCGCTTCATATTGCCAAATACCTTCAGCAAACCTTCAATATTGTGCTCATTGGCTTCTATTTTCAAAAGAATGTTATAAGTAGAGACATGGGGATCCACTTTATCAGCTTTCATCTGTACTAAAATTTTCGGAACTTCTTTCCTATAACTAGGAGAAGAATGAAGTATAATGAGGCGATTGAAAGCCAAGTAGGATATGGGATGACCCAACTCCCTCATCTTCTTCAAGTATTCCAATGAAAGTTTAACTAACCCTTTTTCCAAGCATCCAAGAACAAGATTGTTGTAAAGAAGCTCGTTTTTAAACTTGGATGGGATTTGGGCGAAGAGGGTCTCACCTTGTGATACTCCATGAAGCTTGGTCGTAAATTCTAATAAGTAGGAGTAATCTAGTTCTTTTGTCTTGTAAGGCTTCTCCCTTATAACCCACTCCATCACCTGAAAAGATATGCAAGCCGTCAAGCTTCTATTCTTGTTCAAGTATCTAAATTAAATTACTGCTCATAACTAAGAAAAACATTTTtagttttgttttgaagaaaaatagaGTGAATGCAGGCACAAAAAAACGCTATGCATTAGCATTACAATGCTAGATTCGAACCAATGGGagcataataaaattaatagtcAAGAGAACCAAAGTTTCAGAAAACTGCTACGACCTTACAGTAAAGATAACTTGATATTAGATAGAGGCAGTGGATGTACAACATTACAGTTTGACTTTTACATATACAAAACTTACTGAAGAACCCATTATTTTAagtcaacataaacatattaaacGAAACGAACGCATTGAACACTTTTTCTCAAGTTGCAACTCTATGAAGCATTTCAACAAACACTTAGCAAAATCGAAGCGGATAGCTCACCTCCAAAGCTCGTTTATTAGATTTTAGCTTGCGCAAACGGTTGATGGTGTGGAAAACATCGCCCCTGTGTATCGGAAAACCATCGCCCATCCAACTTTGGAAGGCAGAGATGACGGATTCTCCTTTACGCAATTTCTCAATTCTACAGCTCAGGCTCTTTGTTCCTGCTTCTTTGTTATCCTTTTCAGATTCTGGAGCAATTGTAATAGCTTTCGATAAATTTATGGAGCCGAAGAAGAGATTCAAACCGAGATTTTGATGTAAGATAGAAAAAGGGAGGTCAAATGTTCGACGTATTGCTGTTGTGAATGCTATAATCATGCTTTGATTTGGAAGAGGAAATCAAACGCAGTTCTCTTGCTCAGGCGCCACGGGAACGGTTAGGCATGTTTAGCGGCCGGTTCGATCAGTAGCCGGATCAGAACCGACCTGTTAGGGGACAGAATTGGTTAGCTCGTACCGGTGCCGAAACCGACCCAAAACCCATTTTTAATGGATTGAATCAAATTTACAAAAACCGTTCAGGTTTCGGACTTATCGAATCCAAACTAGAACCGGATCCGGAATcacttcaaaatttaaaaataaaaataataataataataattttttgtagtCGAACAGCTAGGCCAAACTCTTTTTGCAATTTGGCCCTTAATTTGAGAAccaaatacaaatttttttccactcaccccaaataattatttgattattttccaACATTTTTATCACAATAATTTCATTCTTCAAATTCTAGATTTCATTCCATTCAATTTGCTATTCGCGTCATCTTCAAATcgtaatttgaattttattgaatattttgatTACATTCTTGAAATTGACGATGTTCTAAAGAGTAAATTCATAACTTTATCTAGTTTTAAGGACAATTGCAAGATATGTCATAGCAGTTCAATATTCAAGTGTTGTTTTcgaattaatattttcaacatgCGACATAATCATTGGCGAAAAAAGAACTAATTTAAAGTATAAAACTCATTGCATGCTAACATATCGATAAGATTGATttacggaaaaaaaaaaaaaagatcgcCAGAGCGATAACGAATTTGCAAGCTAAGATTCGGAATATTCCAAATACATTTGAGTAAATCatgatgaattttaaatgtttaacattgatatcatttttgtatttttatttatcatctTGGGTGTTGTATTTTCTCAACTCAAAGtacttaataaaaataaatttttttctataacTTATTTTGCctattatcttttaaaaaaaaaaactatggaACCGAATAGAACAAGGACTGGTTCATCAACTACCGGTTTGGGTAATGGGTCAGATTGGAACCAAAACTGATCCGGAACAAGTTGAGGACCGGTTCGGACCGCTTTGTTGGATCCAGAACCTGTCGGAACCAGATTCGAGGCACCGATAAACATGCATAGTAACGGTAGTTTCTCaactaaaatcatatttttttaagtaattgtcggtaaattgttttaaatttaataataagtaataacaAAGAGAAAACATAATTAAAGAGCACGAGAGAATTGCATTCATTTCAACCAAACATATGTTCATATATTGATAGAATCggaaataagacacaaaatgaTCGGGAAAATTGGGTTATCGGGAATCATTtctaatttaattgaaaagaagagagagattatattttattattttgctcATATCAGTAAAAACTTAAACAATACTAATTAACCTACCTAATATAATATTAGGTTTAAAATTGTAAAGGTCAATGGATGATTCTTCAAAAAAGTCCTCATATTAAAATAGGTGTATAACGAGCCAACTTATGGCGTGAACTTTATTGATTCTAatataaaaacttttttttattttaataatattttatgtttttatacaATTACgaaatttactttatctgtTTATCCATGTAAGCAGCATATAtaatgtaacgtcccgaaaatttgaaggtccacgttaACCACATGCATtcaaattatcaaatttcttatgtattttaattaatttattttaattgtattaattaagtgtggtagacatgtttacatgtttaaaatgtagtttctactagaatgcataaaaaactgta
Proteins encoded:
- the LOC140959025 gene encoding pentatricopeptide repeat-containing protein At1g07590, mitochondrial; this translates as MIIAFTTAIRRTFDLPFSILHQNLGLNLFFGSINLSKAITIAPESEKDNKEAGTKSLSCRIEKLRKGESVISAFQSWMGDGFPIHRGDVFHTINRLRKLKSNKRALEVMEWVIREKPYKTKELDYSYLLEFTTKLHGVSQGETLFAQIPSKFKNELLYNNLVLGCLEKGLVKLSLEYLKKMRELGHPISYLAFNRLIILHSSPSYRKEVPKILVQMKADKVDPHVSTYNILLKIEANEHNIEGLLKVFGNMKRMMVGPNEITYCMLAVAHAVAKLYTVCEAYVDAVEKSMTGLNWSTLDILMVLYGYLGKHKELDRTWFKILELPHVRVKSFMLAIEAFGKIGDLARAEKLWLDMVSHKGLKSTEQFNSMISVYCKHGLITKATTVYKGMEKAGCKPNAITFRHLALGCLKAGLIKEAVRTLELGMDFRISSKVRRSTPWLETTFSILEIFAGNGDVENVEKLFEELKQSGYTRYTFVFNALIKVYIKAKIYEPNLLERMVLGGARPDSETYSLLKLIEQIESQ